A window from Pangasianodon hypophthalmus isolate fPanHyp1 chromosome 4, fPanHyp1.pri, whole genome shotgun sequence encodes these proteins:
- the dhx30 gene encoding ATP-dependent RNA helicase DHX30, with product MAAHYSSIMRLRTLCNLGRKTLDIRSRTVLDRTGVSLYRTRAGTAHRREEPATDTDRGQSDLLMEFPEPKNLLHSTLSRSLRQSNISRYIQYNCTDGDIKRATVTLFWPQRIEVEGFGSRKQEAERRAAAAACHRLKELGVLGARNQLPTQRLARQDGLRSSVWEDAEEDPSVCKNRELRRTMSNRMRRAAGNLEVVEEDPKVSEALAIFSKPKALLARVIQVATTSSSVNELLHYRTVGGKVKECELSLHWPEEMSFTAHGRRRLEAETRAAALACLRLKELELLDEQNNPLTHAKYNQEEVREAGERERRPCRVEIPDHMEHRIRDYLTQYPVEKEVQKLWEERADQRQSSSFNEDDEIDEDDEDPMLDAITGKPYRALNPEEAELLSDSLLRQWERAGPARGAELPVDSHRERLVEAVEASRVVVVAGETGCGKTTRIPRFLLEGRVRGGVGAHCNILVTQPRRISAVSVAGRVASEMGPALRPCVGYQVRLESRPPEASGGSLLFLTVGVLLRKLQSNPWLRGVSHVLVDEVHERDVNTDVLLALLRRALTCNPELRVVLMSASGDTQRLASYFDECPVVHIPGFMHPVRQRYLEEVLREMGRPVEKANTQEKDDPTPDLDLVADVIDHIHTHGEPGAVLCFLPGWQDIKAVQQKLEEKRAFQMGSQLILPLHSSMSVADQQVVFKRPPEGQRKIVLATNIAETSITIDDIVHVVDLGTQKEQSYDPRTKVSCLDTVWISRSNVIQRRGRAGRCQPGHAYHLFPRKQLDAMTTFPIPEILRTPLESLVVQAKIHSPQSKAVDFLSQVMDSPEQGAVREAVRTLQDIGVLDISECLTPLGERVACMSCDPRLGKLLVLSSLFHCVLPMLSVAACLTRDPFHNSLQNRSTVNKSKEALSGTSYSDYLVFSRAVQGWRELQDRHRRQEYLDSHSLSAASLRFIHGLTQQFSENLAEAELVTHPAECLRPSSLLNQHSNQEELLKAVLLAGFYPNLIQVKRGVVSKGGRFRPNDLCYRTQTGPVLLHRSSVNRAERKLPSRWLTFFSAVKSNGSVFIRDSSAVHPLALLLLTDCNLIERAYGDQVEVTMPGRSLIRWELSAQSWELLWALRTSLQAMLHRNLRPLTSDCSVEESSTQDGQLISLLVDLLNSTEPDANTADSDTE from the exons GCCAGTCTGACCTCCTCATGGAGTTTCCCGAGCCAAAGAATCTCCTACATTCAACTCTGTCTAGATCCCTGAGACAATCGAATATCTCTCGATATATCCAGTACAACTGCACAGACGGAGATATTAAG AGGGCGACAGTTACACTGTTCTGGCCTCAGAGGATCGAAGTAGAGGGATTCGGATCACGGAAACAGGAGGCGGAGCGACGCGCTGCAGCAGCTGCCTGCCATAGGCTGAAA GAACTGGGAGTTCTGGGTGCTAGGAACCAGCTTCCCACACAGAGGTTAGCCCGGCAGGATGGGTTGCGCTCATCTGTCTGGGAGGATGCAGAGGAAGACccgagtgtgtgtaaaaacagggAGCTACGACGAACCATGAGCAACAGGATGAGAAGAGCTGCGGGAAACCTGGA AGTGGTGGAAGAGGATCCGAAGGTCTCAGAGGCGCTCGCCATCTTCTCAAAGCCGAAGGCGCTTTTGGCGAGGGTTATTCAAGTGGCCACAACGTCTAGTAGCGTCAAC GAGCTGCTGCACTACAGGACAGTGGGAGGGAAGGTGAAGGAGTGTGAACTCTCTCTGCACTGGCCCGAGGAGATGAGCTTTACCGCCCACGGCCGCCGCAGACTAGAGGCTGAAACGCGAGCAGCAGCACTCGCCTGCCTCAGACTTAAG GAGCTGGAGCTTCTGGATGAGCAGAATAATCCTCTCACACATGCCAAGTACAACCAGGAGGAGGTGAGGGAGgcaggagagcgagagaggaggCCGTGCCGTGTGGAGATCCCTGACCACATGGAGCACAGGATTAGAGATTATTTAACGCAG tATCCAGTGGAGAAGGAGGTGCAGAAACTGTGGGAAGAGCGAGCAGACCAGAGGCAGTCTTCCTCCTTTAACGAGGATGATGAAatagatgaagatgatgaggatCCTATGCTTGATGCAATCACTGGCAAGCCATACCGCGCTCTGAACCCCGAGGAGGCAGAGTTACTGAGTGACAGCCTTCTGAGGCAGTGGGAGAGGGCGGGGCCAGCCCGTGGGGCGGAGCTTCCTGTAGACTCTCATCGTGAACGTCTGGTGGAGGCAGTGGAGGCATCACGGGTGGTGGTGGTCGCTGGAGAGACGGGCTGCGGGAAGACAACGCGGATCCCACGCTTCCTGCTGGAGGGCCGTGTGAGGGGCGGAGTCGGTGCTCACTGCAACATCCTGGTCACACAGCCACGCAGGATCAGCGCGGTCTCAGTGGCCGGGCGCGTGGCCAGCGAGATGGGCCCCGCCCTCAGGCCCTGCGTCGGCTACCAG GTTCGTTTAGAGTCTCGGCCCCCAGAGGCCAGCGGTGGCTCGCTCCTCTTCCTCACCGTGGGCGTCCTGCTGAGGAAGCTGCAGTCGAACCCGTGGCTGCGTGGCGTGAGTCACGTGCTGGTGGACGAGGTGCACGAGCGAGACGTGAACACAGACGTGTTGCTGGCCCTGCTGCGTCGCGCCCTTACCTGCAATCCTGAGCTGCGTGTGGTGCTCATGAGTGCCAGCGGAGACACGCAACGTCTTGCCTCCTACTTTGACGAGTGTCCTGTAGTGCACATCCCCGGCTTCATGCACCCTGTGAGACAGAGGTACCTGGAGGAGGTGCTGAGGGAGATGGGGAGACCAGTGGAGAAGGCGAACACCCAG GAGAAGGATGATCCGACCCCTGACCTTGATTTAGTGGCCGATGTGATTgatcacattcacactcatgGAGAGCCAg GTGCGGTGCTGTGTTTTCTGCCTGGCTGGCAGGACATTAAAGCCGTGCAGCAGAAGCTAGAGGAGAAACGGGCCTTCCAAATGGGCTCACAGCTCATCCtgccat TGCACTCCAGCATGTCTGTAGCAGATCAGCAGGTTGTGTTTAAGCGCCCCCCAGAGGGCCAGCGCAAAATTGTCCTGGCAACCAACATCGCAGAGACGTCCATCACCATCGATGACATAGTGCATGTTGTGGACCTCGGCACTCAAAAAGAGCAGAGCTACGATCCCAGAACCAAG GTCTCGTGTTTGGATACAGTCTGGATCTCTCGCTCAAATGTCATTCAGCGACGAGGGAGGGCTGGTCGATGCCAACCTGGCCACGCCTATCATTTGTTTCCCCGAAAACAACTAGATGCCATGACCACGTTTCCCATCCCGGAGATTCTGCGCACCCCCTTGGAGAGCCTGGTGGTTCAGGCTAAGATCCACAGTCCTCAGAGTAAG gctgtagacttcctgtcccAGGTGATGGACTCTCCAGAACAAGGAGCAGTGAGAGAAGCTGTGAGGACGCTGCAGGATATCG GTGTGTTAGACATCTCGGAGTGTCTGACTCCGCTGGGAGAGCGTGTGGCATGTATGTCATGTGACCCACGCTTGGGGAAGCTCCTggttctctcctctcttttccaCTGTGTCCTGCCCATGCTGTCTGTGGCAGCCTGTCTGACCCGAGACCCGTTTCACAACAGCCTGCAAAACCGCTCCACAGTCAACAAg TCTAAAGAGGCTCTGAGTGGCACCAGCTACAGTGATTATCTGGTGTTCAGTAGAGCAGTACAGGGTTGGCGAGAGCTGCAGGACAGACACAGACGGCAGGAGTATTTGGACTCACACAGTCTTTCAGCAGCCAGTCTGCGTTTTATACACG GTTTAACTCAGCAGTTCAGTGAGAATCTGGCGGAGGCGGAGCTAGTCACACACCCTGCCGAGTGTCTCCGCCCTTCATCACTGCTCAATCAGCACAGCAATCAGGAGGAGCTTCTTAAAGCTGTGCTGCTGGCAGGGTTTTACCCCAACCTCATCCAG GTGAAGAGAGGCGTTGTAAGCAAAGGGGGCAGGTTTCGTCCCAACGACCTGTGTTACCGCACTCAGACTGGGCCTGTGTTACTCCACCGCTCCTCCGTCAACAG gGCCGAGCGAAAGCTTCCTAGTCGCTGGCTCACTTTCTTCTCTGCAGTTAAATCGAACGGTAGCGTCTTCATCAGAGACTCATCTGCAGTCCATCCTCTGGCCCTCCTGCTCCTCACTGACTGCAACCTGATTGAGCGTg CGTATGGCGATCAGGTGGAGGTGACCATGCCGGGCCGTTCTCTCATACGATGGGAGCTCTCAGCTCAGAGCTGGGAGCTGCTGTGGGCGTTGCGCACCTCTCTGCAGGCTATGCTTCACCGTAACCTCCGACCTTTAACCTCTGACTGTAGTGTCGAAGAGAGCAGTACTCAAGACGGCCAACTCATCTCTTTATTAGTGGACCTTCTGAACAGCACAGAGCCGGATGCTAACACTGCAGACAGTGATACAGAATGA